The Lycium barbarum isolate Lr01 chromosome 10, ASM1917538v2, whole genome shotgun sequence genome includes a region encoding these proteins:
- the LOC132613218 gene encoding putative late blight resistance protein homolog R1A-10, with amino-acid sequence MGLFTEDADINADKLIRIWVSEGFLKTTSHKKLEEVAEECLVDLVSRSLIIVSRRGASGKIRSCRIHDLVRLLCLREGEDAKFFHVKGKCFKVSPEGKQVIRRLCLHPDDLQNKNLGLEKDSLDSVRTILCLGEPNTYLEDPECCKKINSRFQLLRVLDLESIRFSCFPSEITQLVQLRYVACTTGTDVPASISNLWNLQTLINQLSLPQEVWKLSSLRHFNPGGMCVHAPSITHNILGLENLETVDSTRTANSNWKEIFSAVPRVQKLGVLIHPDHNGWSKFIGSLVSLADLQKLRIHLAIPSSGRNWNLNEGGFMKLKLLHIFMTNLVHWEATSDSLPSLECLILRHCYYLEVPTEIGDIPTLELIEHHYCSQASVTSAEEILEEEQSYGNEILVVRTCNTGVQYFDMKREGDEEVAVASTNESDMTYNHTSNMASNVVAKMRAEVINVKSEDLMKLIGQHKNRCIEDEELIYLHWAAANFDNTSIDSPNSRYSSSDLFLDRAANRVEIWPLQRYQVQKDG; translated from the exons ATGGGGCTTTTTACAGAAGATGCAGACATTAATGCGGATAAGTTGATTAGGATTTGGGTTTCAGAAGGTTTTTTGAAAACAACTAGTCATAAAAAGTTGGAAGAGGTTGCGGAAGAGTGTTTAGTGGATCTAGTTAGCAGAAGTTTGATCATTGTTAGTAGAAGAGGGGCCAGTGGCAAAATTAGAAGTTGTAGAATTCATGACCTTGTTCGACTTCTATGCTTGAGAGAGGGAGAAGATGCCAAGTTTTTTCATGTAAAAGGTAAATGTTTCAAAGTGTCTCCTGAAGGTAAGCAGGTTATACGGCGATTATGTTTGCATCCAGATGATTTACAAAACAAGAATCTTGGACTAGAGAAAGATAGTTTGGATTCAGTTCGTACCATCTTGTGCTTGGGCGAACCCAATACTTATCTAGAGGACCCTGAATGCTGCAAAAAGATCAATTCTCGTTTTCAACTGTTAAGGGTACTGGATCTTGAAAGTATTCGCTTTTCATGTTTTCCAAGTGAGATAACACAACTAGTACAGTTGAGATATGTTGCTTGTACCACTGGTACCGATGTTCCAGCATCAATATCCAACCTATGGAATCTACAAACATTGATTAATCAATTATCCCTGCCGCAGGAAGTTTGGAAGTTGTCAAGTTTGAGACATTTCAATCCTGGGGGAATGTGTGTGCATGCCCCTTCCATCACACATAATATTTTGGGTCTTGAAAACTTAGAAACAGTTGATTCGACACGCACTGCTAATTCCAATTGGAAGGAAATCTTTTCAGCAGTCCCTAGAGTACAGAAATTGGGAGTTTTGATCCATCCAGATCATAATGGATGGTCTAAATTTATTGGTAGTCTTGTCTCCTTAGCTGATCTCCAGAAGCTAAGAATTCATCTCGCAATTCCATCTTCT GGGAGAAATTGGAATCTAAATGAAGGAGGCTTCATGAAACTCAAGTTGCTACACATTTTCATGACGAACTTGGTGCACTGGGAAGCAACCAGTGATAGTCTTCCTAGCCTTGAGTGTCTAATCCTAAGGCATTGCTATTATTTGGAGGTTCCTACAGAGATTGGAGATATTCCCACATTAGAATTGATTGAACATCATTACTGTAGCCAAGCTTCCGTCACTTCTGCAGaggaaattctagaagaagaacaAAGCTATGGAAATGAAATTCTTGTTGTCCGTACCTGCAATACTGGAG TACAATATTTTGACATGAAACGTGAAGGAGATGAAGAAGTTGCTGTTGCTTCCACCAACGAATCAGATATGACATATAATCATACGAGCAATATGGCT AGTAATGTCGTTGCAAAGATGAGGGCAGAAGTAATTAATGTCAAGAGTGAGGATCTTATGAAACTAATAGGACAGCACAAGAACAGATGCATTGAAGATGAAGAGCTAATCTATCTTCATTGGGCCGCtgcca
- the LOC132614481 gene encoding putative late blight resistance protein homolog R1A-4, giving the protein MAHAVVTSLMTTLEQVLQFNPTLISENRGPVDSLYGKLSFLQAFLEDMGNQINDQEALTVLEKKIRDAVFKAEDNVDLCLRRIRTDNNQDAARHKLYDELQQIITIMDSIQEEVMKLKNDHQHVIDQPPTVALPLRSSGPVLDEENTLVGMEDDFNIIRDQLTRHERGLNVVSIVGMGGIGKTTLAITLFNDTSVFCHFDVSSWVTVSQNYNTREMLLDILSFRNPGTKAMYRDMSDDQLLEQVYRKLKRKRYLIVLDDIWCIEPFDLVKRSFPDDENGSRIMITTRLSEVADCASNGCLLYHMPFLNCQSSWNLLSDKVFGKEDCPTQLEEIGKQIAKQCQGLPLSVVVIAGILSNINRTYDDWKKVAEDVNTHVGSISEQCLTILALSYHYLPCNLKACFLYLGIFLENAEIPVDKLIRIWVAEGFLKTIIHKKSEEVAEECLEGLVGRSLIMVSRRRASGKIKTCRIHDLLRLLCLREGKAEKFFHVISKYFEVPPEKMEIQRRICLHPDALENWYLGMEKGNLGSVRSMLYLRESHTFKFDYQCYNIVNSHFQMLRVLDVESIPFSNFPSAIPQLVHLRYVTCTTGTEVPASISNLWNLQTFIVHPFVSQLSLPLEIWNMSSLRHFYPRGMYMPLPPKEQNFSGLENLETLDSISVANSDWKEIFAAIPKVKKLVVCLHPGRNIMSKLFNSLISLVDLQKLRIHLDISPYENFSVRLPTPLWDVFPTFLKSLTLVGTRLVWEDMTTLGKLPNLEVLRLKCFAFQGRNWNLNEGGFGKLKLLQINRTNLVHWEASSDSLPRLEFLILRYCCALEEIPIEIGDVPTLKLIELHDCSKAAATSAEEILQEQQSLGNEVLVVRSYNTGE; this is encoded by the exons ATGGCTCATGCTGTTGTAACTTCACTTATGACTACTCTGGAGCAAGTCTTGCAATTCAATCCAACTTTGATTTCTGAAAACAGAGGACCTGTTGATTCTCTTTATGGAAAACTTTCATTCTTGCAAGCTTTCCTTGAGGATATGGGAAATCAGATCAATGATCAAGAAGCTTTGACCGTTTTGGAGAAAAAGATTAGAGATGCAGTGTTTAAGGCAGAAGATAATGTTGATTTGTGTCTAAGAAGAATACGTACTGATAACAATCAAGACGCTGCCCGTCATAAGCTTTATGACGAATTGCAgcaaataataacaataatggatTCCATACAAGAAGAAGTGATGAAGTTAAAAAATGATCATCAACATGTCATAGATCAACCACCAACAGTTGCTCTACCTCTCCGCTCATCCGGGCCTGTGTTGGATGAGGAAAATACTCTTGTTGGGATGGAGGATGACTTCAACATCATAAGAGATCAACTGACTCGTCATGAACGGGGGCTGAACGTTGTCTCAATTGTCGGTATGGGAGGTATTGGTAAGACAACTCTCGCCATAACACTTTTCAATGATACATCAGTATTCTGCCACTTTGATGTTTCTTCATGGGTTACTGTTTCACAAAATTATAATACAAGAGAAATGCTTTTAGACATTTTAAGTTTTCGTAATCCAGGTACAAAGGCGATGTATAGAGATATGAGTGATGACCAACTGTTAGAGCAAGTATATAGAAAATTAAAACGCAAGAGATATCTGATAGTTTTGGACGATATATGGTGTATAGAGCCTTTTGACCTAGTTAAGAGATCATTTCCCGATGATGAAAATGGAAGTCGAATAATGATAACTACCAGGCTCTCAGAAGTAGCTGATTGTGCTAGTAATGGTTGCCTTCTTTATCACATGCCTTTTCTTAATTGTCAAAGTAGTTGGAATTTACTGTCTGATAAGGTATTTGGAAAGGAAGATTGTCCTACTCAATTGGAGGAAATCGGTAAGCAGATAGCTAAACAATGTCAAGGATTACCTCTCTCGGTTGTTGTCATTGCTGGGATCCTTTCTAATATCAATAGGACATATGATGATTGGAAAAAAGTTGCAGAAGATGTGAACACCCATGTAGGTTCAATCTCTGAGCAGTGTTTAACAATATTGGCTTTGAGTTACCACTATTTGCCCTGTAACTTAAAAGCTTGCTTTCTTTACTTGGGCATTTTCCTCGAAAATGCAGAAATACCTGTCGATAAATTGATTAGAATTTGGGTTGCTGAGGGTTTCCTGAAGACAATTATTCATAAAAAGTCAGAAGAAGTTGCAGAAGAGTGTTTAGAAGGTCTAGTTGGAAGAAGTTTGATAATGGTTAGTAGAAGACGGGCAAGTGGAAAAATCAAAACATGCAGAATTCATGACCTCCTTCGGCTATTATGCTTGAGAGAAGGAAAAGCTGAGAAATTTTTTCATGTCATAAGTAAATATTTCgaagttcctccagaaaagaTGGAGATTCAACGCCGAATATGTTTGCATCCAGATGCTTTAGAAAACTGGTATCTTGGCATGGAGAAAGGTAATTTGGGGTCAGTGCGTAGCATGTTGTACCTGCGTGAATCTCATACTTTCAAATTTGACTACCAGTGCTACAATATAGTGAATTCTCATTTTCAAATGTTAAGGGTATTGGATGTAGAAAGTATTCCCTTTTCAAATTTTCCAAGTGCAATACCACAACTAGTACACTTGAGATATGTTACTTGTACCACTGGTACCGAAGTTCCTGCATCAATATCCAATCTATGGAATCTACAAACGTTCATTGTTCATCCATTCGTATCTCAACTCTCCTTGCCGTTGGAAATTTGGAACATGTCAAGTTTGCGGCATTTCTATCCTAGGGGAATGTATATGCCTCTTCCTCCAAAAGAACAGAATTTCTCGGGTTTAGAAAACTTGGAAACACTGGATTCAATATCTGTTGCTAATTCCGATTGGAAGGAGATTTTCGCAGCAATCCCTAAAGTAAAGAAGTTAGTTGTTTGCTTACATCCAGGGCGTAATATAATGTCTAAACTTTTTAACAGTCTCATCTCTCTAGTTGATCTCCAGAAGCTAAGAATTCATCTAGATATCTCACCTTACGAAAATTTTTCTGTAAGGCTGCCAACTCCGTTGTGGGACGTATTCCCGACATTCTTGAAGAGTTTGACACTGGTTGGAACGCGTTTAGTATGGGAGGATATGACTACGCTTGGTAAATTGCCCAATCTTGAGGTGCTCAGATTAAAATGTTTTGCTTTCCAGGGGAGAAATTGGAATCTAAATGAAGGGGGTTTCGGGAAACTGAAGTTGCTACAGATTAACAGAACAAATTTGGTGCACTGGGAAGCAAGCAGTGATAGTCTTCCTAGACTTGAATTTCTAATCCTAAGGTATTGCTGTGCGTTGGAGGAGATTCCTATAGAGATTGGAGACGTTCCCACATTAAAACTAATTGAGTTGCATGATTGTAGCAAAGCCGCTGCCACTTCTGCAGAGGAAATTCTACAAGAACAACAAAGTTTGGGAAATGAAGTACTTGTGGTCCGTTCCTACAACACGGGAG AGTAA
- the LOC132613219 gene encoding uncharacterized protein LOC132613219 — protein sequence MVRLLISRNNGDQSLCSMPLVIGLFLSIIALIALCAEHGRSRASRKYHMANEETNEERILASKSPLLPSPKQLITTISTKSMPKKCGEKSNVIKNGSNEREGFGHEDGLWQKQVLMGERCQPPQFSGVIYYDPFGNRVSELPRSPRASPMARSYAC from the coding sequence aTGGTTCGTTTATTAATCTCAAGAAATAATGGTGATCAAAGCTTATGTTCCATGCCATTAGTAATAGGTTTATTTCTTTCAATAATAGCTCTCATAGCCCTATGTGCTGAACATGGAAGATCAAGAGCATCAAGAAAATACCATATGGCTAATGAAGAAACAAATGAAGAGAGAATATTAGCCTCAaaatcaccattattaccttcacCAAAGCAACTCATCACAACTATAAGCACTAAGAGCATGCCAAAAAAGTGTGGTGAAAAATCCAATGTGATAAAAAATGGTTCAAATGAAAGAGAAGGATTTGGACATGAAGATGGATTGTGGCAGAAACAAGTCTTGATGGGTGAAAGATGCCAGCCACCACAATTTTCTGGGGTGATTTATTATGATCCTTTTGGAAATAGGGTGTCTGAGCTTCCAAGATCACCAAGAGCTAGTCCTATGGCAAGATCATATGCTTGTTGA